In one window of Pseudobdellovibrionaceae bacterium DNA:
- a CDS encoding tetratricopeptide repeat protein: MVKISPEFIERYQEMLEKDPNSQVFAPLAEAYRQMGLIDEGLEVCEAGVKKHPHFAGGRVALARLYLASQRPADAVEHLEKAIELSPENVLAHSLRAETFRQLKEPKRALEAYKMLLFLNPQHEQAQLAVKKLESLTADEFSDDVFAMKRLDDVIPQSQSELGIEDEGPEVTESRHLERYVSLADAFIVRGDYTRALKTLNDAEEQLGPSPEIIKRLKLIQNAQSEEDDEDAPPPPQRPDPRQEKIDLLRELLQKVDSYKISVTAR, translated from the coding sequence ATGGTGAAAATCAGCCCTGAGTTTATAGAACGCTATCAAGAAATGCTTGAAAAAGACCCTAACTCGCAGGTATTTGCCCCCCTAGCCGAAGCCTACCGGCAGATGGGGTTAATCGACGAAGGTCTTGAGGTCTGTGAGGCGGGGGTCAAAAAACACCCTCACTTTGCCGGAGGACGCGTTGCGCTAGCTCGCCTTTATTTGGCTTCCCAACGGCCGGCTGATGCTGTGGAGCATTTAGAAAAAGCCATTGAGCTTTCCCCCGAAAATGTGTTGGCCCATAGCCTTCGCGCTGAAACTTTTCGCCAACTGAAAGAGCCAAAACGAGCCTTGGAAGCGTACAAAATGCTGCTGTTCCTTAATCCCCAGCACGAGCAGGCCCAATTGGCGGTTAAAAAACTAGAAAGCCTCACTGCCGATGAGTTTTCTGATGATGTGTTTGCCATGAAGCGTCTTGATGATGTCATCCCACAATCCCAATCCGAACTGGGAATCGAAGATGAAGGCCCAGAAGTCACAGAGTCACGACACCTTGAGAGATATGTTTCCCTGGCGGATGCCTTCATCGTTCGCGGCGACTACACGCGCGCCCTTAAAACACTCAATGACGCCGAGGAGCAACTCGGCCCCAGCCCAGAGATCATAAAACGGCTGAAACTTATCCAAAATGCACAGTCTGAAGAGGACGACGAAGACGCCCCTCCCCCGCCTCAACGGCCCGATCCCCGGCAAGAGAAAATTGATTTACTCCGCGAACTCTTGCAGAAAGTGGATAGTTACAAAATTTCCGTAACGGCGCGGTAA
- the efp gene encoding elongation factor P codes for MHSTSDFKKGLKLLIDSEPYTIVDFQHVKPGKGNQFTRTKLKNLITGSNLERTFKSGEKFEVPDVVYRDMDYLYSDDSGFHFMDQSNYEQLTLSAEVVADGAHFLTENLTTKICLFNDRAVGVELPNSVQLKVVQTDPGLKGNTVSNTTKPATLETGHVVQVPLHTNEGDVLKVDTRTGEYMERVSTGK; via the coding sequence ATGCACTCCACAAGCGACTTTAAAAAGGGATTGAAACTTCTCATCGACAGTGAACCCTACACGATTGTTGATTTTCAGCACGTAAAACCCGGCAAAGGCAACCAATTCACTCGAACAAAACTTAAAAACCTAATTACTGGATCCAACCTCGAGCGAACTTTTAAATCGGGTGAAAAGTTTGAAGTTCCCGACGTGGTTTATCGTGACATGGATTATCTTTATTCAGATGACTCGGGCTTCCACTTTATGGACCAAAGTAATTATGAACAACTCACACTCAGTGCAGAGGTCGTTGCCGATGGAGCTCATTTTCTCACCGAAAATCTGACCACAAAAATTTGTTTATTCAACGACCGAGCTGTGGGCGTTGAACTGCCCAACTCCGTCCAACTAAAAGTCGTGCAAACGGATCCCGGACTAAAGGGAAACACTGTTTCTAACACCACCAAACCCGCGACTTTAGAGACCGGACATGTGGTGCAGGTGCCTCTCCACACCAATGAGGGAGATGTGCTTAAAGTGGATACCCGTACGGGCGAGTACATGGAGCGCGTGAGCACCGGCAAATAG